A genomic segment from Idiomarina piscisalsi encodes:
- a CDS encoding PepSY-associated TM helix domain-containing protein: MTQRQWFKLHGWCSLPIWILFCFICITGTIAVFSHELTWLFNENARAVNPNNLAAQPISELVATVQNAYPSANITTVMTFEPYLINAVIFSTETIPSGIAYVNQYTGEIQEVNQGITFINFMRSLHGWLLFPWQSSYSVGYYLVSAMSFVMIGALVTGLVIYKRFWRAYTQPKIRAKQGKKTLLTDLHKHGGVWSIWFLIVMSLTGLWYFTQQVMWHADIDIEAHPPLVEASDIPLGEKADPPVTFADAMKTTEARFPEFRPSYIMMPEHNRDMFKIMGGGDTVFFDDYSYRVNINPWTGEIASETTPETMGALQTIQHIVDPLHYGTIGGIWTKAIWFIFGLILSAMSITGFLIWGSRTVKAAKEKKTPLRESLQSEGAN, from the coding sequence ATGACGCAAAGGCAATGGTTCAAACTGCACGGATGGTGCTCGCTACCCATCTGGATACTGTTTTGTTTTATCTGTATTACGGGAACGATAGCAGTGTTCAGCCACGAGTTAACCTGGCTATTTAACGAAAATGCGCGCGCGGTTAACCCGAATAACCTAGCCGCCCAACCTATTTCTGAGTTAGTTGCGACGGTGCAAAACGCTTATCCGTCAGCCAACATTACAACGGTCATGACCTTTGAGCCTTACCTCATTAATGCCGTTATTTTCTCGACCGAGACCATTCCGTCGGGCATTGCTTACGTAAACCAATACACCGGCGAAATTCAGGAAGTCAACCAAGGCATTACCTTTATTAACTTCATGCGTTCATTGCACGGTTGGTTGTTATTCCCATGGCAAAGCAGCTACAGCGTGGGTTATTACCTGGTTTCCGCCATGTCATTTGTAATGATTGGCGCTTTGGTCACCGGTTTGGTTATTTATAAGCGCTTTTGGCGCGCTTATACACAACCGAAGATCCGCGCGAAACAAGGTAAAAAAACACTGCTAACCGACTTGCACAAACACGGCGGAGTTTGGTCAATTTGGTTCCTTATTGTCATGAGCCTGACCGGCCTCTGGTACTTTACTCAGCAGGTTATGTGGCACGCCGACATAGATATTGAAGCGCATCCGCCGTTAGTGGAAGCTTCTGACATACCACTTGGCGAGAAAGCTGACCCACCAGTGACCTTTGCTGACGCTATGAAAACAACGGAAGCACGCTTCCCTGAGTTCCGCCCAAGCTACATTATGATGCCGGAGCATAATCGCGACATGTTCAAAATTATGGGCGGTGGCGACACCGTGTTCTTCGATGACTACTCTTACCGCGTCAACATAAACCCATGGACCGGCGAGATAGCGAGCGAAACGACACCCGAGACCATGGGTGCATTACAGACCATTCAGCATATTGTTGACCCACTTCACTACGGGACTATTGGTGGTATTTGGACTAAAGCCATTTGGTTCATTTTCGGGCTGATACTGTCCGCCATGTCGATTACGGGTTTCTTAATTTGGGGATCTCGCACCGTTAAAGCCGCAAAAGAGAAAAAGACACCACTGCGAGAGTCTCTGCAAAGTGAGGGAGCAAATTAA